Proteins from a single region of Centropristis striata isolate RG_2023a ecotype Rhode Island chromosome 9, C.striata_1.0, whole genome shotgun sequence:
- the dph5 gene encoding diphthine methyl ester synthase produces the protein MLYLVGLGLGDAADITVKGLQAVRSCSRVYLEAYTSILTVGKEALEEYYGKQLILADRELVEQGADEILKDADVTDVAFLVVGDPFGATTHSDLVLRAVNAGIPYRVIHNASIMNAVGCCGLQLYNFGETVSLVFWTETWRPESFYDKICKNRTAGMHTLCLLDIKVKEQSIENMMRGKKIYEPPRYMTVSQAADQLIQIIERRRGEGEELGLTEDTVCVGVARLGADDQVIRAATLRQLVSCDLGGPLHSLVVTGHLHPLEVDMLRVNEEPDALKHLHAIDSSTFCS, from the exons ATGCTGTACCTGGTCGGCCTGGGGCTCGGGGACGCGGCGGACATCACGGTGAAAGGTCTGCAGGCGGTGCGGAGCTGCAGCCGGGTCTACCTGGAGGCCTACACCTCCATCCTGACGGTGGGGAAGGAGGCTCTG GAGGAGTATTATGGGAAGCAGCTGATCCTGGCGGACAGAGAGCTGGTTGAACAAGGAGCCGACGAGATCCTGAAGGACGCCGACGTCACCGATGTGGCGTTCCTGGTGGTGGGAGACCCGTTCGG GGCCACCACCCACAGTGACCTGGTGCTGAGAGCAGTGAATGCTGGGATACCGTACAGAGTGATCCACAACGCCTCCATCATGAACGCCGTCGGCTGCTGCGGGCTGCAG ctgtATAACTTCGGGGAGACGGTGTCGTTGGTGTTTTGGACGGAGACGTGGAGACCAGAGAGCTTCTACgacaaaatctgtaaaaacagaacAGCTGGAATGCACACGCTCTGTCTGCtgg ATATTAAAGTCAAAGAGCAGAGCATCGAGAACATGATGAG AGGGAAGAAGATCTACGAGCCTCCTCGCTACATGACGGTCAGTCAGGCTGCAGATCAGCTGATCCAGATCATCGAGAGGAGGAGGGGCGAGGGGGAGGAGCTAG GTCTGACGGAGGACACGGTGTGTGTGGGCGTGGCCCGGCTCGGCGCTGACGACCAGGTGATCCGTGCGGCGACGTTACGTCAGCTGGTTTCCTGCGACCTCGGCGGCCCGCTCCACTCTCTGGTGGTCACGGGTCACCTCCACCCGCTGGAGGTGGACATGCTGCGAGTCAACGAAGAACCAGACGCTCTGAAACACCTGCACGCCATCGACAGCTCCACCTTCTGCTCCTAA